CTTGTTCTCTGCATTATAAATCATGCTAAAATCAGTCTTGCACAAAAAggaacaaagtaaaaaaaaaatcacaaatattaagtCAATTTCCTATGTATAGGCCATTCAATTGAAGTAGATTCTTCTTTAGTTCTTACGACGTTAATTACAGgtatcaaattaaaaatatcatatgtaattaccattattaaaatttattttccttttcattaaataatttatgctaattagatttttaatttagcTTCCTTTttccaaaatattataatgtgatttcataacaaaggaaagttaaaaaaaaattatgttgagattaaaaaataatatttccttTAAAAGATAATCTTAACCAACGTAAATATAgtttcaaattattaaaaatattttccttatatctatctattttcttagataattacagaaaattaaataacataaatcaaGATATCTTTAGGCCATTCAATTGAAGTAGATTCTTCTTTAGTTCTTACGACGTTAATTACAGgtatcaaattaaaaatatcatatgtaattaccattattaaaatttattttcctttttattaaataatttatgctaattagatttttaatttagcTTCCTTTttccaaaatattataatgtgatttcataacAAAGGAAagttaaaaaacaattatattgagattaaaaaataatatttccttTAAAAGATAATCTTAACCAACGTAAATATAgtttcaaattattaaaaatattttccttatatctatctattttcttagataattacagaaaattaaataacataaatcaagatatctttagtggaaaaaatattttatagtcagtatttttatttttagatgttTTATTCATTTTGCATAATTATTAGTTaactaaaatacttataactacaacacaaattcaaaaaaatatctataatttttttaaatagcataACTCTAGATATTTTTACTGagctaaatatattatatttcaccactattaaaagatatttttatttaatatgtattttcaaaaaacaattaatatgtaggttgattttttttcttgaaccaATACACAGAATAAATGTACCTGAGAATCTgatttattatgtttaaaattattttaaataattttcagtttACGTTTCATAAATTTAAGGTATATATtactcaaaatatataaaacaatttaagtATTAAAATATCGATATGTGTGCATAAATTTTCAAACATTTATCGGTATAATGTTTTATACAATTTCCTACTGATGAAATTttgtttattcaattttttttttgaaaatcaacatatatcaaaataattaaaatgttaaaaatatacttACAAATCTATGATGAAATACTTAACTATTGCGATATAAAACCAATATGATTTGGCTTAATTAAAATCTATGATAACTATACTtcaatttgaaagaatatataaaagttAATATACCCATGAAATGAGTAACTGTAGTTATccatttataatattcaaaatcaaatgtttgattaaaattaaaacatactattttatagaaatatttttgtgtgttttatacataGAAATCACAAGATGtctcaaaacaaacaaataaataaaatataaactcattgttacaatttagttcttttgtaaaatatatatatacatgatattttaaataattatcgttagatatatttatgtaattttgaaTTGATCAATAtgttatcttatttttatttttatttcgtaAAACATGATATATTCTGTTATACTTAATTTTATgacaatttatttaaatatctaagaGAAAATTGTccaaaatgtatataaaaaattaatcaaaattttaatctatttagaataaaaatactTTGGATGGATTCCGAGAAATAAATGCAATCTAATATACTCAAGTGATAACCAAACCGACTATATATCACATATCTAAAGTAACTTATCTAatcaaaataacataatattattaatataaatcatatatagaagataaaaaattcaaaatttaaagtaaattattaatcaatttatatgacatattttatttataatatttatattagttcTTAAGGGAAGAATCACATATTAGTAAATATTTTCCAAACAAGACTTGATACTAGAagggtgtccgcgcttcgcgcggtatattgttttattgttgttagATATGATTTTTTGGATGATGTAATTATGTGGTCAGTCTTATTTGTAAAGagcattatttgatgttttattgtgttatgtagtaTTAGGTAATATGTTATGTGTTAATATATTATGGGTTTGTTTTTCAATAATGTGTTATTGTGTGTATAATAGTACTTGTGTGGTGAAGTGAGCTtctaatgtaaattatattgaattttaataacTTTGCATTTACGCATTTGTTAATCTTAAGATTGATGGTTTTagcgtcaaaattgtattttaatttgtcacatttttgaacattactcttttaaatgttttgttGCCCACTCTCCATATTTTGACCTTGAGCCGTCCCCATCTATGTAATTCACCTACCTTTCCGGTGTGCGGTGCTTCTCGCCATCACTGAGAAAATACTCACCTTTGCGTTCTTGTTTTTCCTCACATTCATCTCTTGTGATATTATCTGGTATTTGTTATAGATCATGCTTATGAGTTCCCAATTGTGCCGGTTTTTTTCACTGTGTTGTAGGTTGTTTTGGTCAATATTGGTCCTCttcttttttagattttggttaatGTTAGGAACTACATCTCGTTGGGTTGGATAAGAGTTCAATTGTCTTTGATGTTGTCTTCCTCTCGTTGACTTACCGTCGGTAGTCtctgctcgtcttggttttcaagatctggtttttggtgatctgacttctatgctcttTTTCATAGCTCGAGGATAGCTCCACGgtttgttgattttgttttgtctccTTTTCTatctttgttctctcatcttgTTGCACCTTTCATTGATGCTCGCTTCTCTGGTGGCTCTTTTTCGCCATATTTGCTACtccaggtttggatagtgttttctTCTGCGTATGCTTTGTGTGCTTGGAAGGTTATTTCTACTCTAAAGCTTGAGCTCTTGTTTTTCGGTGGTAGGCTTCCATTCTCCCTcaggttgtttcttttcttctcttgctTTCCTTGGTGCaggtgtgcggagttagtcttTGGAGCTTTGGTGTCTTCTACTTagagctttgtggttcttcGCTGGGATGAAAGCCTTGtatgtgcttgtttagtttgtgaggtgcttcTTAACTTTTAGCTGGTGGTTGTGATTCCGGTGCTTGAGGCATGTGTCTTCTTGTTTCGTGGTGACTCTGGTTTCCTGATGATTATTCTTTTTCTGAcctttttgggttttttgggtTGGTGCTTGATCACGCTCCTTTGAGCTCGGAGGAATGCTTTGTCTTATATTTTACTCTTTCTGttccaaaatagatgatgttttagaaaggttatgatgttttaaaatagatgatgttttgatcttttatattaattaaaattttattgaaaactgtatgaccagtgatgtcttatatttatttttaaggattggattaattaattttggtttatatttttaatgttattttttagaaaaagtgTATACCTTAATTCTTGTGCATAcacttaaaacatcaaatattttgGAACAGAAGGAATATCCTTTTATCTTTTCTAACATCTGTTTGTTCTATTCAAGATATTATTGGTAAGATGAGGTAAGTTAGTTttctttgttgatttttttccaGCTCGAAACTTTTATTGAGCTAGTGTTACTATAGTATTTGGCTTTTTCCTTTGGGTTTTGGAAGTTGTAGGTTTAGATTATGTGTTTTATTCTagttttttcttattagtttggttatttaatgatttttaatagtaatttttaatagtaaaacaaatatataatttataaataaaataatagaaaatgataaaataacaaaaaaatatgttatttttagttaaaaaccaaattaaatatttaaaattatttatttatttatttattcattttgaattttagtgaccagtaaaataaattatcaaattttatacaACAATggttaatatttaaattttaaagagtAAATAGTGCATAATTAGAAAGTATTTGGCTAAATTGCAATaatctataagaaaaatgacttaaaatgtaaaaaacaatatatatgaagGACACATGTCATCAAATCCCCTAGCCACTTGtcataagaagagaaaaaactaactttatatataaagataatcAAATTCACATTAGataatatattgaaataaaatagttttataagaTTGGTTTTACATTCATATGGTTCTGAAGAAAACAGTAAACCTTAAAACTTTGGATAAGGACATTTGTGGTTGGAATTGCAATCTTCTAGGGCTTTGAAACATTGATCAGGCACTGGATTATTCTTACAGCACCAACAATGATGTCCTCCACAATTGTAAGGGATACACTTTGGTGGAAGATTTATCTTGCTTGAAATCAGTATTTCTCCAGCGTCCAACTGCCTAACTACACATTTGAAACCACACATTTTCCAGTCATTgacaatgacaaaaaaaaaaaaaaaaaaagacaattggTATAAATGCAACAAGGCGGTGGTTTTGTGGTAGACGGATTTTGGAGATCTAAGCTATTCCATTACACTTCATCTTGTGGCACGGGGATATAAGATCATGATTTAGGTCTCATTTGAATAAATGGAGAAATGATCCATCTACGAGATGCACATCCCCATGAAAATTAGCGTAAGCCTTTCCATAGACCCGTATATcccaaattaataaaaaaataacaactgATATGCATATGAATAAACCTATACGTACATTGATGCAGAGCAAAGAGGGAGAACATGAATACACATATGAAAGTTGTCTTTGAAATCATTTTTGGTTGGCTTTAGATGATCTtatgatgtatttttctatttaattgTCTTATTTTAAAACAGTATGTGATGTTTGGGTTATTGTCAGTTCGCcgtacatatataatgttttgacTGCAATTAAAACTCTTCTTGTATTTAATGGTTATCTTAAAGAGGtcaaatatactataataaaataggaaaataaTGTAATTCAATATTTAGTCAAGTGTCATATGTAtcttactatataaaataagcTTTTCCTCCCTTCTCGAAAGGACACATCAAATAATTTGTTAGATGGAATTTGAAATGAACTAAAATCACTTGTTATTCAATTTCCATTTGATTTTGTTAGAATTCACTTTTCTtggattttaatgaaattttgtttttttaataacaactatcttttttatataaattgtaACATTGCAAAGAAGATAATAAAAATGCAAGAAACTGTAAATTtcaaatgaagaaaataaaatacacatataaaataaaaatttgaagaaGCTTTCTTCTAAACCATTTTCTATGATAATAGAATTTTTCGATGCGGTTACTTTCAGCAATAAAAAAATCGACAAGACAAACTTTCCTCTGTGACTTTCTTTGTTGTATAACATTGGCCAAACTCCAATTTAGATCTATAAATATCCatagattaaaataataaatgtacaGAAATAAGGtggaataataaaattttcaaccGATGCACAATTGtgtttttactaaaattatggcaaaatttaaacaaaattccttacaaaacaattttttttttgaaaaagagttGGTGCAATTGCACCCATAGTCCTCTACATACATTCGCCACTGAATACAATATGGACAAGGtcacatatatacaaatatgtattaaccgaaaacaaatatatatgttatatattacaaATCAAAATAACATATGTGCGGatggtcaaaatctagtaatatttctaaataatattttgcaaaaaaaaactgtaatattatttgaaaagtcaATTTTGTACGTGTCGCATTAACGTTAGTTTTTTGATGGTTAATTACAaagatacccttaatgaattaaaatattacacGTAATTACCATTATTgacaattaataatattattcgaGAAATCAGTTTCCTATGTGTCGCTTTCACATTAATTTTTACGATAATTAATTATAGAGATACcttttatgaaacaaaacatttgCCAATAATTAGCGTTATTgaaatttatttccttttgttacataatttctattaattagattttaaatttaatttcctttttcaaatattaataacatatacaataaaaaggaaaaatttctaataaaaataaatttaagtcAAATTTATACATGTTGTGCTGATGTTAGGTTTTACGATTGTTAGTTACAGATAccattaatgaattaaaatattacatgtaattaccattattaaaatttattttcctttGTATTAAATAATTCCTGTTAAtcaaatttttagttttgttccCTTTTTACTTTTTCCAAATGGTAATCTCATATATGATAACAGGaaacatttataataaatacagactaaaaacaaatgtttatatataatgtgatttcataattaaataaagttaacaaaataatcttgagattaaaataataattcctTTATAAGATAATCTTAAGgaacattaatatattttcaaattactaaaaatgttgtccttatatctatctattttcttagctaattacagaaaataacttaaataacataaatcaaGATATCTTTAGTTGACTAGAAACTTTGAGATGTTGAATTCATTAAGATGTTGTATTCTTTTGTTCTGTAACACTTTGATATGTTGAATTCATTTTTGCATAATTATTAgttaactaaattatttataattacaacacaaatacagaaaaaatcataatttttgtaaatAGTATAACTGTAGatattttagtgaaatatataaatattatattattcaaaataaaaggtttaattaaaataaaaacatgttatttttaataatattttatgtgtttttataCAAAGAAATTACAAGATgtctcaaaacatattaataagaaaataaaatattaactaactaattaatgttatatttttttcatcaaaaaaaaatatcaactaattaaaaaaaaatattttatgaaatatatatacatgggatttggaaatattatctttatatttatttatgtaattttgaaTTGATCAATACTtcatcttatttttcttttattttgtaaaacatGATATATTATGTtacacaaaattttaataaaatttatttacatatctaagagaAACATTTTCCTAGATGTATAAAAAACTATTCAAAATgttaatctatataaaataaaaatattatgtttgatTCAGAGAAGTAGATGCAATATAATATACTAAAGTGATAACCAAATCGACTAGATATTACATATCAAaataacttatataattaaaataacataatattattaatataaatcatatatagaaaatataaactgatttaaaatttaaaataaaatacttatcaattattatgatatatttactttataatatttatatcggTGCATAAAAGGAAGAATCacctattaaatattttgtaaacaatATTTGATATAATCAAATTCATATTACATGATATATTGAAAGGAAATAGTTTTATAAGATTGGTTTTACATTCATATGGTTTTGAACAGAAAACAGTAAAACTTAAAACTTTGGATAAGTACCTTTGTGATTGGAATTGCATTAACATTGATCAGTGCCCACTGGATCATTCTTACAACACCAACAATGCACTCCATAACAAATGTAAGGGACACATTTTGGAGGAAGAATTGTCTTGCTCGAACTCTCTATTTCTCCAGCATCCAACTGCCTAACTACACATTTGCCAATCATTaacaatgacaaaaaaaataaagagacaaTTGGTATAGATGCAACAACAAAGTGATGGTTAGTGGTAGATGAGAGCTAAGTAATCCGGGTTCGAAAGTACTTCATTACACTTCATCTTGTGATCATGTAGATATGAAATCatgctttagattttatttgaaTACCTGGAGAGAGAATCCATCTATGGAATTCACCTCCCCTTAAAATTAGTGTTAGCTTTTCCATAGGCACAAATATTCCCAAATTAATCGAAAAAGAAGGCAACTGATAACATACGAATAAACCTATACATACATTGATGCAGAACATAAAGGGAGAATTGCCTTCGTAGAACAGTATGGAAGTTGTCTATATGAAAGTTGTCTTTGAAATCATTTTTGTTCAACATTATATGGCGAAAGACAACTTTCATATAGAGAGACAACATTATATAAAAGTTGTCTTTGAAATCATTTTTGTTTGGCTTTAGATGATCTTATAATGTATTtatctctttatttattttatttttaaacagtATGTGATGTTAGATTTATTGTCAATTCGCCATACATATATAGTGTTCTGACTGCAATTAATTGATTCGCCATACAAATATCAAATGAATAACATTGAATGACACCAGATACATTAAACAGTATGTGATGTTAGATTTATTGTCAATTCGCCATACATATATAGTTGTTCTTAGATGTGTTCCTCGATTGTTATCTTTTGAGCTAAGGTGTAGATGAGAGGTGTAGCTCTAACTCATATCTTGAACCTACTATTATCTTTTCTTTGAAGTCGTTAatgatttttattgttttgttaaataaaaaatgtgcgGCCTATCATgaaaaaagaattatttttcttgttaataAAGTTTTTAATCAGTAGGTATTAGACATTCAAGTTTGTACTTGTTTTTACCTTTATATATTCTAGGAACAATGTTTGTCACCACGAcaactttatatttttgattatttatactTTATAATTCCTTTAATAGAGATTCTTGGTTGTTCcgtaatatatatttgaatatttaaaagctatatacataattaaatatttattttaaattacatggcatgcctctccattcatttttaaaaataaaatatttaattgaaatcattaaatatttaaatatataatgtattttgaCTAAGTAAATTATACGATGAAgttataaatattgaaattcAAGATTGATTGTTAATATAAGAATTAAATTTGGGATAGTAAGTACTAAGGAATATACATACAACGTTAACTAAACTTAGTTATGACTCAACTATTCTTTGATATTCAGAAATTGTTTGAAGctttcttcatctttttcttttaaatttttacacaactatattttttttataatatacatattttctcTCTACATAAGATactataattaaaacaaaaatatagataCTATATTTTGTTGactttcaaattaaaacaattaaaacataaacaaagcATTACATAAAAAGACGATAGGTCTTATAGCTGGGTAAAGtttgcatatatattataattgttaactaaaaaatatgatatacacCAAAAGGTTGTTTCTCAAGCATAGACtcaaatcttttgaaaattaaaaatatgtattttttttgttttctttctttctttaattGCATCATAAAATAAATGAGTAAGTGTTTATGATTTTACCAGTGCAATTATTCGTTTTAGaagtttataattaaaacttATCATTTTTCTATGATTTTGAAAATGTTAGATCTAATGATTATTCTTCagtaatgcttttttttttttggtatgaaaTTGGGAGGATTCTCCCAATGTTTATtaagaaagaaacaaacttcAAGCTACAAGACGAGTCTGTCGTGGTCTTAGTGAACCATCAACATCTTCCTGCAATAAGCTACCAACCTCCAAAGGAGCAATGTCAAAGCTATGAAAACCAAAAGGAAGAGATAGTGCCAAGTTAGCCAAACCATCAGCCACGCGGTTTGCCTCCCTGTACACATGAACGATCCGGACCAACCAGTCTCTTGTCAAGAAGCCATGGCACAAGCGTACCAGGAAAGATAGCAGGTGAGCCTCTCCAATCCCTATAGTGAGAAACTCCACCACCATTTTAGAATCCACATCCAACTCTAGCCTACTTATGCCTTTCTCCCAAGCGATCACAAGGTCATAGTAGGCTCCCCAAAGCTCTGCCAAAGGTGCAGAACACCTTCCTATATTAACGGCAAAACCACCACACCAATCTCCCTCACCATTCCGCAATACTCCTCCTGCAGACGCCGCTCCCGGGTTACCATGAGATGCTCCATCGGTATTCATCTTCATCCACTCCACTCGAGGAGGTATCCATCCTATCAATATTTCCACTCTACTCCTTATCCCCATACGTTTGTTCTCCTCCTCCTTAACTGCTATCACTTCCTTGGATAAGTTACGTAAGAATTGCACTCTATCCCTCCAAAGTCTAGTATCACCAAACACATTTCCACATCTCCACTTCCACCCCCACCAAACAGCCAATGCGAAACTAGTCGCCCAAGGAATCCCGTCTCTCTCATTTTGATCACTTAGATTCTGGTAGATCCATTCAAGCAACGACATCGAGAAGAATGCATGTCTCTTCGTAGCTGGAACGATTCTACTCCATATTCCTTCCATTGCAGGACAATCACGAAGTACATGTATGATCGTCTCGATCCCTCCTTTGCAGACCTGACACACATCAGTCCCACTAATATGCCTCCTATATCTCTCCGCAATCGTCATGATTGCTTGATTCCCCACTAACCAAAGGAATATCTTCACTCTCTCAGGTGCAACTACGCGCCACATAGTCTTAAAAAAGTTCCCCATATATGGTCTTGGAGCATCATCCCGAGTAATCAGTTCATACGCAGATTTCACAGTAAACTTTCCATTAGAGGTTTCTCCCCAAGCCAAACGATCATGCACTCCAGGAACATTATTCACCACCATTGCTGCAAGTTGAAGCCGTGTTTCCTCAGTAACAAAGGGGGCTATTCTAGCCAGGTCCCAGCCTCCTCCGTCCATCCATAGTTCTCTGGCCGTCATACTCTCATACCCCTCCGGGAGATCTGCAATTACCCCTGCCGTGAGAGATTGATTTGAGATCCACCTATCCGTCCAAAACTTGATGTCTCTCCCATACCAATCACCCAACTGTTTCCAAACAAGATCACTTCCCTAATCCCCATTGCTACACTTCTCCAAGTCGATGACACATTCTTACCCACTACCATCCAAGATAAATCATGGATATCTCCCACAGCGTACTTACTCCGAAGAACCTTAGCCCATAGACTTTCTTTATCCTCCACCAGACGCCATCCCACCTTAGCGATCAGCGCCTTATTAATATCTCTCGATTTTCTTATCCCAAGCCCTCCCTCAGTTTTTGACTTACAAATCTTACCCCAAGCGACCAAATGTTGTCCACCACCCCACACGAAACTTCTAGATAGACTGTCTAGCTTCTCGAGAGTACTAACGGGCAGACAAATTGTACTCATTGTATGCACCGGTATTGAAGATAAAACCGCCTTAGTCAACGTCACCCTTCCTGCTAGGCTGAGAGTTTGCTTCTTCCAACCTGATAACCGTGAAGCAAATTTCTCAAGCACCTCCCCAGAAGTAtctttatttattcttttttgaaGAATCGGCATTCCCAAATATTTCCCCAGTTCTCTTGTTGATGCAATTTCACTCTCCCTACTTATTTGTTCTCCATGTTCTCTAGAAACATTCGTAGAGAAAAATGTCTTAGACTTTGGGAGACTTACTTTTTGACCCGAGACTCTACAAAACATCTCCAACATGCCTCTAATCACTCGCACCTGAGCAATTGAAGCTTCTGCAAAGAGGATCAGGTCGTTAGCAAAACAAATCTGAGAAAGTTGCGGTCCACCTCTCAACAATCTTATAGGcttccatttcttctcttccaCTGTTCCCTCTATCAAGTGACAAAGCCTCTCCATGCATAAAACAAATAAGTACGGGGACAGGGGATCCCCTTGTCTCAGTCCTCTGGCAGGTTTAAAGGATTCTGACTTCTCACCATTCCACAAGATGCTCATTGAGGGACCAGAGACGCAATCCATAATTCTTCCAACCCAAGCCTGTGACAAGCCCGCTGCCTTAAGAGTATCTTCCAGAAGGTCCCAGCGCACCCTGTCATAAGCTTTCTCTAAATCAAGTTTTAATAACATCCAGCCTTTTTTTCCTTGCTTTCGTCGCATAGAGTGAACCGCCTCCTGAACTACCACAATATTATCAGCACTCAATCTACCCGGGATAAAGCTGGACTGAGCAGGTCCAATCAACTTAGTCATCATACCCTTCAATCTCCCTACCATAGCTTTCGTAATCGTTTTGAACAACACGTTGCATAAGCTAATCGGGCGAAACTGGGTGATACTCTCTGGCTTTGTCACTTTCGGGATCAACACAACAAGCGCATCATTTGTGCCTTCAGGTAACTTTCCAGCTTCAAAGAAAAGGAGGACAAACCGTATTACTGATGCCCCAATTGTGTCCCAGCACCTTTGATAGAAGACAGGCTGAAACCCATCAGGTCATGGTGCTTTAAAGCTTCCCATGGCTCTTACAGCCTTCTCCACTTCCTCTGCAGAGAATGTTTTGTTTAGAGTCTCATAGTCTTGACTCGTCAGCCTCACAAAACCCCTCCCTGATAATCTTATTGGTTCGGTCTCCACATCCTCTAGAGAGTATAATCTCTTGAAATAATTTACTGCAAGCTCCTCCAATTCATTGGCATCTGTTACCCAGTGATTATCATCCTTCTTCAACGCTTCAACCCTATTACGCCTCCTCCGTATAATCGTCGACATATGAAAGAACTTAGTATTTCTCTCTCCATGAGCAACCCACTTCTCCCGCTATTTCTGAAACCAAATAAGTTCTTCCTGTTCGAGTACTCTTTCAAATTCCTTCAGTAGCTCCCCCTCCTTCTCCAATAACTCATCTGTAGGATTCTGCTCAATTAATTCTTGTACTCCCTTAATCTCCATTACCAAggtctccttcttcttttgaaCATTCCCAAACACTTCTTTGTTCCATTTACGAAGTTTCAATCCTAACCGCATTATGGCTTCTCTAGTATCAATCTCACGGTCCCACGAAGCTTTTAGCAGATCTTGAAACTCTCTATGTTGTAGCCATGCCGCCTCAAATCGAAAAGGCCGTCTACACGCATTCCCTTGTACCCCTGGCGTGAGCTGTAGGTAAAGTGGAGCATGATCCGAAGCCAAGAAAGGCAGATGCGAGACTCTTGCTTCCTGCCACTTAAGCCGGGAGGTAGCGCAGCATAACACTCTATCCAACCTCTTGGCCACAAAAGTACTCTCAGTTTTACCTCTCTTCCATGTAAATTGGCTTCCACTAAATCCCATATCAATAAGCGACATTTCATTGATCCAATCCCCGAATGTTAGAGAATCCTCAGACAATCTCCCATTCCCGCCACTCCTTTCATCCAGTCTCACAATCGTATTAAAATCAGCTCCAATAAAAACCGGACCAACAACATTATTGATAACCTCTTTCAATGCGGCCCATAAGCCACTGCGACGACTTGGCGTAGGAGCAGCATACACCGCTATCACATTGATCACTTCTGTGCCACTCCCTATTTTCGCAT
The window above is part of the Brassica napus cultivar Da-Ae chromosome C3, Da-Ae, whole genome shotgun sequence genome. Proteins encoded here:
- the LOC125583659 gene encoding uncharacterized protein LOC125583659 translates to MSLIDMGFSGSQFTWKRGKTESTFVAKRLDRVLCCATSRLKWQEARVSHLPFLASDHAPLYLQLTPGVQGNACRRPFRFEAAWLQHREFQDLLKASWDREIDTREAIMRLGLKLRKWNKEVFGNVQKKKETLVMEIKGVQELIEQNPTDELLEKEGELLKEFERVLEQEELIWFQK